One genomic segment of Borrelia coriaceae includes these proteins:
- the clpX gene encoding ATP-dependent protease ATP-binding subunit ClpX: protein MARSKSQKIEGCSFCGRTKAEAEGKIIAAKSVAICFECSKICHNLFKEESEKPEGGRSSKKLPTPKQLKSHLDRYIIGQEDAKKVLSVAVYNHYKRIFKGNKRESGIELEKSNVLLVGPTGSGKTLLAKKLAAEMNVPFAIADATTLTEAGYVGEDVENILLKLIHAADGDVSFAERGIIYIDEIDKIAKKGENISITRDVSGEGVQQSLLKIIEGTIANIPPKGGRKHPYEETIEINTQDILFICGGAFVGLENIIRKRINKSFIGFSSAGKQDLRKDNSLKCLEMEDLVKFGLIPEFVGRLPVHSYLDKLEKEDLIRILVEPDNSIVKQYCHMFKMDNVDLLFERDALDAIAEEAMLKDTGARGLRSILEELLKDVMFEIPSTKQVKKVIVTKESVLNSDVEPLILTGRHANKPWSKELYEINSQST from the coding sequence ATGGCAAGAAGCAAAAGTCAGAAAATTGAAGGGTGTTCTTTTTGTGGGCGTACTAAAGCTGAGGCTGAAGGGAAAATTATCGCTGCTAAGTCTGTTGCTATTTGTTTTGAGTGTTCTAAAATATGTCATAATCTTTTTAAAGAAGAATCAGAAAAGCCTGAGGGAGGCAGATCTTCAAAGAAGCTTCCAACTCCTAAACAACTTAAAAGTCATTTAGATAGATATATTATTGGTCAAGAAGATGCAAAGAAAGTCTTATCTGTTGCAGTTTATAATCACTATAAGAGGATATTTAAAGGCAATAAAAGAGAAAGCGGAATTGAACTTGAAAAATCTAATGTATTGCTTGTAGGTCCTACTGGGAGTGGTAAAACTTTGCTTGCAAAAAAGTTGGCAGCTGAGATGAATGTTCCATTTGCAATTGCGGATGCTACGACACTTACTGAAGCCGGTTATGTGGGAGAAGATGTTGAAAATATATTGCTTAAGCTGATTCATGCTGCTGATGGTGATGTAAGTTTTGCAGAAAGGGGTATCATTTACATAGATGAAATAGATAAGATTGCAAAAAAGGGTGAAAATATTTCAATTACAAGAGATGTGTCTGGAGAAGGGGTTCAACAATCTTTATTAAAAATAATTGAAGGAACTATTGCAAATATACCACCAAAGGGTGGGAGGAAGCATCCTTATGAAGAGACTATTGAAATTAATACGCAAGATATATTATTTATATGTGGCGGAGCTTTTGTAGGACTTGAAAATATTATTAGAAAAAGAATTAATAAAAGTTTTATTGGATTTTCATCTGCTGGTAAACAAGATTTAAGAAAGGATAATTCTTTAAAATGTTTAGAGATGGAAGATTTAGTTAAATTTGGACTTATTCCAGAATTTGTAGGTAGGCTTCCTGTACATTCTTATCTTGATAAATTAGAAAAGGAAGATTTAATTAGAATATTAGTTGAACCTGATAATTCTATCGTTAAACAATATTGTCATATGTTTAAGATGGATAATGTTGATCTTTTATTTGAAAGAGATGCACTTGATGCAATTGCAGAAGAAGCTATGCTTAAGGATACAGGTGCTAGAGGTTTGCGTTCTATTTTGGAAGAATTGCTTAAAGATGTTATGTTTGAAATACCTTCAACTAAGCAAGTTAAAAAAGTTATTGTTACTAAAGAATCTGTTTTAAATAGTGATGTTGAACCTTTGATTTTGACAGGGAGACATGCTAATAAGCCTTGGTCAAAAGAGCTTTATGAAATCAATTCTCAATCTACTTAG